One Peribacillus simplex NBRC 15720 = DSM 1321 genomic region harbors:
- a CDS encoding sensor histidine kinase translates to MINKWRTLSFKLWLTIITAIILSVLFAYSLSQYYYKNLYVEKLKTDLVNEASLLGADYSGGEISEDFKGKVEWFNSKNDSEVFVVNNPRELSACLPFEINYDTLISEEERQMLLDGKAVEKEGYEKRFEKNIVAAIIPLIDEDRLEGIIYTYIPVDSITVLLKEFAAKWMAAVLLFLIVAILFTTKWLKKLVSPIKEIETAAHRVSEGNYDIQVEVRSHDEIGKLAIAFNDMANSIHLEEERKKEFLENVAHELRTPLSYVKGYTQAILDGVVKNDEEQRKYLQLISREALRLQRLVGDLMDLSKMDSDPLLLNKIPIAYAQFIEDVLVKYEPIIKEKQLDLQLELDPDPIIFGDEGRMEQILHNIFDNAIQYTDSGGSIYIALIQHKEDCELLVTDTGNGIPEVDLPYIMNRFYRVNKARSRFDGGSGLGLSIVKKLVELLNGKIEIESKEKRGTKVRVILPLIKEEWNS, encoded by the coding sequence ATGATCAATAAATGGCGAACCCTCTCTTTTAAATTATGGCTCACCATCATCACCGCCATCATCCTATCCGTGCTGTTCGCTTACTCCCTTTCTCAATATTATTATAAAAATCTATATGTGGAAAAGCTTAAAACAGATTTAGTCAATGAAGCGTCATTGCTAGGGGCGGATTATTCCGGCGGTGAAATCAGCGAAGACTTCAAGGGAAAAGTTGAATGGTTTAACAGTAAGAATGACAGCGAGGTCTTTGTCGTCAATAATCCCAGGGAATTGAGTGCCTGTCTGCCTTTTGAAATCAATTATGACACCCTTATTTCTGAAGAAGAACGGCAAATGCTATTAGATGGGAAAGCCGTTGAAAAAGAGGGATATGAGAAAAGGTTTGAAAAGAACATCGTAGCGGCGATCATACCCCTGATTGACGAAGATCGCCTCGAAGGTATCATCTATACATATATTCCTGTAGATTCCATTACGGTCTTACTTAAGGAATTTGCTGCAAAATGGATGGCGGCGGTTCTATTATTCTTGATTGTCGCGATTTTGTTTACTACGAAATGGTTGAAAAAGCTAGTCAGTCCGATTAAGGAAATCGAGACTGCAGCCCATCGTGTCTCAGAGGGGAATTATGATATACAGGTCGAGGTAAGGAGTCATGATGAAATAGGTAAACTGGCAATTGCCTTTAATGATATGGCCAATTCCATCCATTTGGAAGAAGAAAGAAAAAAAGAATTTCTAGAAAATGTTGCACATGAGCTCAGAACCCCGCTTAGTTACGTAAAGGGCTACACGCAGGCCATATTGGATGGTGTCGTGAAAAATGATGAAGAGCAACGGAAATACCTTCAACTCATTTCAAGGGAGGCTCTTAGGCTGCAGCGGCTTGTGGGAGATCTGATGGACTTATCAAAAATGGATAGTGATCCACTCTTGTTAAATAAAATCCCGATTGCCTATGCGCAATTCATTGAAGACGTACTTGTGAAATATGAGCCGATAATAAAAGAAAAGCAATTGGACTTGCAGCTAGAGCTGGATCCAGACCCGATTATATTTGGGGATGAAGGAAGGATGGAACAGATCCTACATAACATTTTTGATAATGCCATTCAGTATACGGATTCTGGAGGATCAATCTATATTGCCCTAATTCAGCATAAAGAAGATTGCGAACTGCTGGTTACTGACACGGGTAACGGGATCCCGGAAGTAGATTTGCCATATATCATGAATCGTTTTTACCGAGTGAACAAAGCACGCAGCCGTTTTGATGGCGGGTCAGGGCTAGGACTGTCCATTGTCAAAAAATTGGTGGAATTACTAAATGGTAAAATCGAAATAGAAAGCAAGGAAAAAAGGGGAACAAAAGTCAGGGTCATCCTACCGTTAATAAAAGAAGAATGGAATTCATAA
- a CDS encoding mechanosensitive ion channel family protein: MQEVSDSLHQFDGIEAWTKLGISIGILLIFLLLRKVFTTYIFKFFLRIAEKRKIEFAANLMLAIEQPVRWLIVLIGVIISLHYFPIDSPSVELRSKIYRSFFVFLIIWTIFNISSILTILFPKLVSKFGLEVDQIVMPFFTKIIKLIIIAFGASIIAEEWGFNVDGFVAGLGLGGLAFALAAKDTVSNFFGGIVIVTEKPFTIGDWVKTPSVEGTIEDITFRSTKVRTFAQALVTVPNATLSNEPIINWSKMGKRQIAFHLGVNVTTPKEKLENVIKDIEKMLIDHPEVHPETILVKFDEFSHSGFNLYLYFFTKATDFGGYLSIKEDVNFKIMEILEQEDVQIAIPSQAFILQKESNMEAMNDFESMRD, encoded by the coding sequence TTGCAAGAAGTTTCTGATTCTCTCCATCAATTTGATGGAATCGAAGCCTGGACCAAATTAGGAATTTCCATAGGAATTTTACTAATCTTCCTTTTGCTTCGGAAAGTATTTACTACATATATATTCAAATTCTTTCTTCGAATTGCAGAAAAACGTAAAATTGAATTTGCCGCCAACTTAATGCTCGCTATAGAACAGCCGGTAAGATGGCTTATCGTTTTGATTGGTGTTATCATTTCACTGCACTATTTTCCGATTGACTCACCTTCGGTTGAATTAAGATCAAAAATATACAGATCATTTTTTGTCTTCTTAATAATTTGGACGATATTCAATATCAGTTCAATCTTAACTATTTTATTTCCGAAATTAGTAAGTAAATTCGGGCTTGAAGTCGATCAAATCGTCATGCCGTTCTTTACGAAAATCATTAAACTAATCATCATTGCTTTTGGTGCCTCCATCATTGCAGAGGAATGGGGATTTAATGTCGATGGATTTGTTGCAGGGCTTGGATTGGGTGGATTGGCTTTCGCCCTTGCTGCTAAAGATACCGTCAGCAATTTCTTTGGGGGTATCGTCATCGTTACCGAAAAACCTTTTACCATAGGAGATTGGGTCAAAACTCCAAGTGTGGAGGGAACCATTGAAGACATCACATTCCGAAGCACCAAAGTTCGGACTTTTGCCCAAGCTTTAGTTACCGTCCCAAATGCGACCCTTTCGAATGAACCGATCATCAACTGGTCCAAAATGGGCAAAAGACAGATTGCCTTCCATTTGGGTGTGAATGTCACGACACCAAAAGAAAAATTGGAAAATGTCATTAAAGATATTGAAAAAATGCTGATTGATCATCCAGAGGTACATCCGGAAACGATTTTGGTTAAATTTGATGAGTTCAGTCATTCCGGTTTCAACCTTTACCTTTATTTCTTCACAAAAGCGACGGACTTTGGAGGATATTTATCAATCAAGGAAGATGTGAATTTTAAAATAATGGAGATATTGGAACAGGAAGATGTACAAATTGCCATCCCTTCCCAGGCTTTCATTCTTCAAAAAGAATCAAATATGGAAGCCATGAATGATTTTGAATCCATGCGCGACTGA
- a CDS encoding SDR family oxidoreductase, with protein MDEKVAFITGGATGIGKRMAFSLADNGMSIIITYRKSKKAAFALVDELQEKYHVKALAIQGDSSSEKDCRNILQKISEAFGHVDIFIHNAGPYMHDRKPMTEYGSDEWKYIMDGNLNGFFYFAKELIPQMRSRNWGRVITLGFERCETAPGWIYRSAFAAAKSGLTSLTRTLAAEEATYGITVNMVCPGDIVGDWKEEEIRVARAEKDGTVPVGRPGTGEDIARVITFLCNEKSDFITGSIIPVTGGKDVLGKIYKA; from the coding sequence GTGGATGAAAAAGTAGCTTTTATTACTGGTGGAGCAACGGGAATCGGCAAAAGGATGGCGTTTTCACTCGCTGATAATGGAATGTCCATTATCATTACTTATCGAAAAAGTAAAAAGGCAGCTTTTGCATTAGTGGATGAATTACAGGAAAAGTACCATGTTAAGGCACTTGCGATTCAAGGTGACTCGTCAAGTGAGAAAGATTGCCGGAATATTTTGCAAAAGATTTCGGAGGCATTTGGCCATGTTGATATCTTCATTCATAATGCAGGGCCATATATGCATGATCGTAAACCCATGACTGAATATGGAAGTGATGAATGGAAGTACATCATGGACGGAAATTTAAATGGTTTTTTCTATTTTGCGAAGGAACTTATTCCACAAATGCGCAGTAGAAACTGGGGTAGAGTCATTACATTAGGGTTTGAACGGTGTGAAACTGCACCAGGTTGGATCTATCGTTCTGCATTTGCTGCTGCAAAGAGCGGCTTGACCTCCTTGACAAGAACTTTAGCTGCCGAAGAAGCTACATATGGAATCACCGTGAATATGGTCTGTCCTGGTGATATCGTAGGTGATTGGAAAGAGGAGGAAATTAGGGTTGCGAGAGCAGAAAAGGATGGTACGGTTCCAGTCGGCAGACCGGGTACGGGGGAAGATATAGCGAGGGTCATCACGTTCCTTTGTAATGAAAAATCAGATTTCATTACCGGCAGCATCATACCGGTAACAGGCGGTAAGGATGTTCTTGGGAAAATATATAAAGCCTAG
- a CDS encoding CAP domain-containing protein, with the protein MKKKMIMSAAAAAAIIFTGVGANQAEAANCDTVKQVTYKSTNKEDMQKVLNQYLAKYNITLPAAQAQQKPVQKPVQKPVQQPVQQETGTTNQAKPAAKPAAKPAAPEVTPDKSTDKKPETSSELSAFEQEVVKLTNAEREKQGLAALKIDTELSKVARIKSQDMKDKNYFDHNSPTYGSPFDMMKQFGISYKTAGENIAQGQQTPEEVVQAWMNSQGHRENIMNSSFTHIGVGYVESGNYWTQQFIGK; encoded by the coding sequence ATGAAAAAGAAAATGATTATGTCAGCAGCAGCGGCTGCAGCTATTATATTCACAGGAGTAGGAGCTAACCAAGCTGAAGCAGCCAACTGTGATACAGTGAAACAAGTAACTTATAAATCTACGAATAAAGAGGATATGCAAAAAGTCCTTAACCAATATCTAGCTAAATACAATATCACTTTACCTGCAGCGCAGGCACAACAAAAACCAGTTCAAAAACCGGTTCAAAAACCAGTTCAGCAACCAGTTCAGCAAGAAACTGGAACAACTAATCAAGCAAAGCCTGCTGCAAAACCTGCAGCTAAGCCTGCTGCACCAGAAGTAACACCTGATAAATCAACTGATAAAAAACCAGAGACAAGCTCTGAATTAAGTGCTTTTGAACAAGAAGTTGTTAAATTAACTAATGCAGAACGTGAAAAACAAGGTTTGGCAGCTCTTAAAATCGACACTGAGTTGAGCAAAGTTGCACGTATCAAGTCTCAAGACATGAAAGATAAAAACTACTTTGATCACAATAGCCCAACTTACGGCTCCCCGTTCGATATGATGAAACAATTCGGAATCAGCTATAAAACAGCTGGCGAAAACATTGCACAAGGTCAACAAACACCTGAAGAAGTGGTACAAGCTTGGATGAATAGCCAAGGACACCGTGAAAACATCATGAACTCTAGCTTTACTCATATTGGAGTAGGTTACGTAGAATCTGGTAACTACTGGACTCAACAATTCATCGGAAAATAA
- a CDS encoding undecaprenyldiphospho-muramoylpentapeptide beta-N-acetylglucosaminyltransferase, with amino-acid sequence MEILTKKIVFTGGGSAGHVSVNAAIIPEFLKHDWDVTYIGSKKGIEKNIIETEFPEVRYETISVGKFRRYLSVENMKDPFRVIKGIFDARKILKKTKPDFIFSKGGFVSVPVVLAGKMLRIPIAIHESDYTPGLANKIAMPLASKIFTTFQETEKDLPKEKAMYLGAVLRDGIFTGNASAGKAFCGFTNNKPVLLVMGGSLGAVKINNLITDNLDALLKDYQIIHICGKGNVKTELKQRGYAPFEFVHEELFDLLAAADVVVSRAGSNSIFEFLGLQKPMLLIPLSANASRGDQILNASSFEKQGFCKVIQEEELNDRIFNATLADLLKQSDEYKEKMRQKRPFKTAAEMYELLLKVMAAKK; translated from the coding sequence GTGGAAATATTGACTAAGAAAATAGTATTTACCGGAGGCGGTTCTGCCGGTCATGTATCTGTTAATGCAGCAATCATCCCGGAATTTTTAAAGCATGATTGGGATGTTACTTATATTGGTTCAAAAAAAGGCATTGAAAAAAATATCATCGAAACGGAATTTCCCGAGGTTCGTTATGAAACGATTTCCGTTGGGAAATTCCGACGTTATCTATCTGTTGAAAATATGAAAGACCCTTTCCGGGTCATAAAAGGGATTTTTGATGCACGAAAAATATTAAAAAAGACTAAGCCGGATTTCATTTTTTCTAAAGGTGGATTCGTTTCGGTTCCAGTCGTCTTGGCCGGCAAGATGCTAAGAATACCGATTGCGATACATGAATCGGATTATACGCCTGGTCTGGCTAATAAGATTGCCATGCCACTTGCATCGAAAATTTTTACAACCTTCCAGGAAACGGAAAAAGATCTTCCGAAAGAGAAGGCCATGTATCTTGGCGCTGTATTGCGCGATGGGATTTTCACGGGAAACGCTTCTGCTGGAAAGGCATTTTGTGGATTCACGAATAACAAACCGGTGTTACTCGTTATGGGCGGAAGCCTTGGGGCCGTTAAAATCAATAATTTAATTACAGATAACCTTGATGCCTTATTAAAGGATTATCAGATTATTCACATTTGCGGCAAGGGAAATGTGAAAACGGAATTGAAACAAAGGGGATATGCTCCTTTTGAATTCGTACACGAAGAATTATTCGATCTTTTGGCGGCTGCTGATGTCGTTGTGTCAAGGGCAGGTTCAAATTCAATCTTTGAATTCCTTGGTTTGCAAAAGCCAATGTTGCTTATCCCTCTTAGTGCCAATGCATCCCGTGGAGATCAAATCCTGAATGCGTCAAGCTTTGAAAAACAGGGTTTTTGTAAAGTCATTCAAGAAGAAGAGCTAAATGACCGGATTTTTAATGCTACATTAGCGGATTTATTGAAACAATCGGATGAATATAAGGAGAAAATGCGTCAAAAACGCCCATTCAAAACGGCGGCTGAAATGTATGAATTATTACTAAAAGTAATGGCCGCAAAAAAATAA
- a CDS encoding FixH family protein yields the protein MKKIMLFCMALIFLAGCGKEDEIPKMLNVDLAVDPTQGKVNEPVKFQAKVTYGEEEVTDADDVSFEIWLANSDDHDKIAVKHKGNGIYELEKSFDEEGTYYVYAHVTARDMHNMPKKEFVIGKPSTPEQNGGKTEMDEKNDEEMK from the coding sequence ATGAAAAAAATCATGTTATTTTGCATGGCGTTAATTTTTTTGGCTGGATGCGGCAAAGAAGATGAAATTCCGAAAATGTTGAATGTCGATTTAGCTGTCGATCCAACTCAAGGTAAAGTGAATGAGCCTGTGAAATTTCAGGCAAAAGTGACCTATGGGGAAGAAGAAGTGACAGATGCGGATGATGTCAGTTTTGAAATTTGGCTTGCGAATAGCGATGACCATGACAAGATCGCCGTAAAACATAAAGGGAACGGCATTTACGAATTGGAAAAGAGTTTTGATGAAGAAGGAACCTATTATGTATATGCCCATGTAACGGCAAGGGATATGCACAATATGCCAAAGAAAGAATTCGTCATAGGCAAACCAAGCACTCCTGAACAAAATGGTGGAAAAACGGAAATGGACGAGAAGAATGATGAAGAAATGAAATGA
- a CDS encoding response regulator transcription factor — protein MHVYTILVVDDEEDMRNLVEMYLLNSGYRCLQAANGKEAISMVETEEVDLILLDIMMPGMDGFSVCEEIRENWEIPVIFVSAKGEEWDKVKGLKLGGDDYIVKPFNPGELVARVEAVLRRTGKLSLNEENQNHVRFGKISLNLQSRTVLVEGKPINLTLKEFELLLFLMRHKSQALSREQLLENVWNGEYGGSLRTVDTHIKTLRMKLRAADYIQTVWGIGYKIEEKK, from the coding sequence ATGCATGTTTACACCATTTTAGTCGTGGATGATGAAGAAGATATGCGAAATCTAGTTGAAATGTATTTGCTGAACTCAGGTTATCGATGCCTTCAAGCTGCGAATGGAAAAGAAGCTATTAGTATGGTTGAAACAGAGGAAGTGGATTTAATCCTATTGGATATCATGATGCCAGGTATGGACGGTTTCTCCGTTTGTGAAGAAATTCGTGAAAATTGGGAGATTCCTGTGATATTTGTCAGTGCGAAAGGTGAAGAATGGGATAAGGTGAAAGGGCTGAAGCTTGGCGGCGACGATTATATCGTCAAGCCGTTCAATCCAGGAGAATTGGTCGCAAGGGTCGAAGCGGTATTGCGAAGGACAGGGAAATTATCATTGAATGAAGAGAATCAAAACCATGTCCGATTCGGTAAAATTAGCTTGAACTTACAATCCAGAACGGTTTTGGTGGAAGGGAAGCCAATCAATTTAACCTTGAAAGAATTCGAATTGCTTTTATTCCTCATGCGTCATAAAAGCCAGGCACTCAGCCGTGAACAACTACTTGAAAATGTATGGAATGGGGAGTATGGAGGATCTTTACGTACCGTGGATACCCATATCAAAACGTTACGAATGAAATTAAGAGCGGCCGATTACATTCAAACCGTCTGGGGAATCGGTTATAAGATAGAGGAAAAGAAATGA
- a CDS encoding cupin domain-containing protein, which translates to MATIRFHETNEVIENGEQVKGFLETQGVIYEQWDISKLPAHLVEKYDLTDADKEEILVTFQTEIAEISERRGYKAHDIITLSDANPNLDQMLENFKQEHHHEDDEVRFIAGGTSIFAIEGNDKQWFDVRLNPGDLISVPESTRHYFTLAEDRKTVAVRIFVTAAGWVPIYEKDEVQA; encoded by the coding sequence ATGGCGACGATCAGATTCCATGAAACAAACGAGGTTATTGAAAACGGTGAACAGGTAAAAGGATTTTTAGAAACACAAGGGGTTATTTATGAGCAATGGGACATTTCTAAATTACCGGCCCATCTTGTGGAAAAATACGATCTAACAGATGCTGACAAGGAGGAAATCCTTGTCACATTCCAAACGGAGATAGCGGAAATCTCCGAAAGAAGAGGCTATAAAGCGCATGATATCATCACATTATCCGATGCTAATCCGAACTTGGATCAAATGCTTGAAAACTTTAAGCAGGAACACCACCATGAAGATGATGAAGTGCGTTTCATAGCAGGCGGAACGAGTATCTTTGCCATTGAAGGCAATGATAAACAGTGGTTTGATGTACGTCTTAATCCAGGAGATCTTATTAGCGTACCAGAGTCAACAAGACATTATTTCACGCTGGCAGAAGATAGGAAAACTGTTGCTGTCCGTATCTTTGTTACAGCGGCAGGATGGGTTCCGATTTACGAAAAAGACGAAGTTCAAGCATGA
- a CDS encoding MATE family efflux transporter: MNQTYTKTQKIRLLFYILIPILITQISMYAMTFFDVMMSGQYSTQDVAGVSIGSSLWTPVYTGLSGILIALTPVVSQLVGSRQSKSVSYSVMQAIYLAIALAMFILIIGVFSLNPVLNAMDLEDNVHMVAHDYLIALSLGIIPLFVYNALRAFIDALGQTRISMIITLCALPVNVLFNYLLIYGKFGFPELGGVGSGYATAITYWLIALVAILVVVKINPFSTYKVFSEFFRVSWKEWRALLLIGVPIGLAIFFETSIFSAVTLLMSKYDTVTIASHQIAMNFASLLYMIPLSISMALTIVIGFEIGAARYKDAKEYSWIGISMALTMSLVLSTILFLFREPVASLYTKDHEVMMLTSHFLIYAIFFQISDALQAPIQGILRGYKDVNVTFAMSLVSYWILGLPIGYFFAKYTDMGAFGYWIGLISGLALGAIGLAARLRFVQQVKYNKLA; encoded by the coding sequence ATGAATCAGACTTATACTAAAACACAAAAGATCCGCCTGTTATTTTATATATTGATACCTATCCTGATCACTCAAATCAGCATGTATGCCATGACTTTTTTTGATGTGATGATGTCGGGACAATACAGCACTCAGGACGTTGCTGGCGTCTCGATCGGCAGTTCGCTATGGACACCCGTGTACACGGGGCTGAGCGGGATATTGATTGCCTTAACGCCGGTGGTATCACAGCTGGTAGGTTCCAGGCAGTCTAAATCCGTTTCCTATTCCGTGATGCAGGCCATTTATTTAGCTATAGCTTTAGCCATGTTCATTTTAATCATTGGGGTGTTTTCTTTGAACCCCGTATTGAATGCCATGGACCTTGAAGATAATGTCCACATGGTGGCTCATGATTATTTGATAGCCCTTTCACTCGGTATCATTCCGTTATTCGTTTATAATGCGCTGAGGGCCTTCATTGATGCTCTGGGGCAGACTAGGATATCCATGATCATCACCTTGTGTGCACTCCCGGTGAACGTCCTATTTAATTACCTGTTAATATACGGGAAGTTTGGATTCCCCGAACTTGGCGGTGTCGGTTCCGGTTACGCCACTGCTATTACTTATTGGTTAATTGCCCTGGTTGCCATCCTTGTTGTGGTAAAAATCAATCCATTTTCGACATATAAGGTTTTCAGTGAATTTTTCCGGGTTTCCTGGAAAGAATGGAGGGCATTATTATTGATTGGGGTGCCCATCGGGCTGGCTATCTTTTTTGAAACAAGCATTTTTTCGGCCGTCACCCTTTTGATGAGTAAGTATGATACCGTAACAATTGCATCGCATCAGATTGCCATGAATTTTGCGTCACTGCTTTATATGATACCGCTAAGTATATCCATGGCATTAACGATCGTCATTGGATTTGAAATTGGGGCGGCCCGTTATAAAGATGCCAAAGAGTACAGCTGGATTGGCATTTCGATGGCCTTGACGATGTCACTCGTATTGTCAACCATCCTTTTCCTCTTCCGCGAACCTGTCGCCTCTTTATACACTAAAGATCATGAGGTGATGATGCTGACATCACATTTTTTAATATATGCGATATTCTTTCAGATATCGGATGCCCTCCAGGCACCTATTCAGGGTATATTGCGTGGATATAAAGATGTAAATGTCACATTTGCGATGTCACTGGTCTCCTACTGGATTCTCGGGCTTCCCATTGGCTATTTCTTTGCAAAGTATACGGATATGGGAGCCTTTGGGTATTGGATCGGCTTAATTTCCGGCTTGGCTCTCGGAGCTATAGGCTTAGCGGCTCGCTTACGGTTCGTACAGCAAGTGAAATATAATAAATTGGCGTAA
- a CDS encoding methylthioribulose 1-phosphate dehydratase, protein MNTHSKEWRELADIKAELAERDWFMGTSGNLSIREPKSPFFYITASGKDKRKQSDSDFLLVDLKGKPVEETNLRPSAETLLHTVIYRKTNANCVLHVHTVENNVISELYGDEGQVSFRNHEIIKATGRWEEDSELRIPIIYNHADIPLLSDKFMPHVEEDSGAVLIRNHGITVWGKSGLEAKRILEACEFLFQYQLLLNQHKALQVL, encoded by the coding sequence GTGAACACTCATTCTAAAGAATGGCGGGAGTTGGCAGATATTAAAGCTGAATTGGCCGAAAGGGATTGGTTTATGGGAACTAGCGGGAACTTGTCCATCCGCGAGCCCAAAAGCCCTTTCTTTTATATTACGGCAAGCGGTAAGGATAAAAGGAAGCAATCGGATTCGGACTTTTTACTGGTGGACTTAAAAGGAAAACCAGTTGAAGAAACGAACCTAAGACCATCGGCCGAAACTTTACTTCATACAGTCATTTATCGGAAAACTAATGCGAACTGTGTACTCCATGTCCATACAGTTGAAAATAATGTGATATCAGAATTGTACGGAGATGAAGGCCAAGTTTCCTTTCGTAATCATGAAATCATTAAAGCGACCGGTCGGTGGGAAGAGGATTCGGAGCTTCGGATTCCAATCATATATAATCACGCTGATATTCCGCTGTTATCCGATAAGTTCATGCCACATGTCGAAGAAGACTCTGGCGCCGTGCTGATCCGCAATCATGGTATTACGGTTTGGGGCAAAAGCGGACTCGAAGCTAAAAGAATACTTGAAGCTTGCGAATTTTTATTTCAATATCAACTGTTGCTTAATCAACATAAGGCGTTGCAGGTTCTTTAA
- a CDS encoding CobW family GTP-binding protein — MKTTEVYILGGFLGSGKTTLLRNILKQESEAGRKVAVLLNELGSVSVDSGLIGDGVPLKELFGGCICCTIQDKLEVQLHELLTENELDAVYIETTGAAHPVEVLDGIMSPLFAKRLEYKGIITVVDLLRWRDREELSPQLRQLLAEQIHHADFILLNKADLVSEMETAQLTYTIQALNTDAVCLLTEYAAVSLISLQQMQRKRHNGHQKLDVHDHLQLTAVVYTFEGAVAQTDFEEWLRALPETVYRMKGYISFTHSQYPHLFQYSYGMPMYMNEMMKMPLNIVMIGEKLDKEMLIGQLKALEAKAAR; from the coding sequence ATGAAAACAACCGAAGTGTACATATTGGGCGGCTTTCTCGGCAGCGGGAAAACGACGCTTCTTCGAAATATTTTAAAACAGGAAAGTGAAGCGGGTAGAAAAGTGGCCGTACTTTTAAATGAGCTCGGCAGTGTATCGGTTGACAGCGGACTCATTGGTGATGGAGTGCCTCTGAAGGAGTTGTTTGGCGGGTGCATCTGCTGCACAATTCAAGATAAACTGGAGGTTCAGCTTCATGAATTGCTAACCGAAAATGAACTGGATGCAGTTTATATTGAAACGACGGGCGCAGCTCATCCAGTTGAAGTATTGGATGGCATCATGTCGCCGCTTTTCGCCAAAAGGCTGGAGTATAAAGGGATTATCACGGTTGTCGATTTATTAAGGTGGCGCGATCGGGAGGAACTGTCTCCGCAGCTTCGACAATTGCTTGCCGAGCAAATCCACCATGCCGATTTCATATTATTGAATAAAGCGGATTTAGTAAGTGAGATGGAGACCGCACAGCTGACATATACGATACAGGCGCTGAATACGGATGCTGTATGTTTATTGACGGAGTATGCAGCCGTTTCCTTGATATCATTGCAGCAGATGCAAAGAAAACGGCATAATGGCCATCAAAAGCTTGATGTACATGACCATTTGCAATTAACTGCAGTTGTTTATACATTTGAAGGTGCCGTGGCACAAACCGACTTTGAAGAGTGGCTTAGGGCCTTACCGGAAACAGTCTATCGAATGAAAGGATACATTTCCTTTACACATTCACAATACCCCCATTTATTCCAATACTCCTACGGAATGCCGATGTATATGAATGAAATGATGAAAATGCCTTTGAATATCGTCATGATCGGGGAAAAGTTGGATAAGGAAATGTTGATCGGTCAGTTGAAAGCTTTGGAAGCGAAAGCAGCCCGATAA
- a CDS encoding 2-hydroxy-3-keto-5-methylthiopentenyl-1-phosphate phosphatase — translation MKPIIFCDFDGTITNTDNIISIMKEFAPPEWEALKDGVLQQKISISSGVGDMFSLLDSGLKDDIIQYVRKTAGIRPGFYEFVEYTKQANIPLYIVSGGMDFFIAPLLNDILPTESVYCNHAFFDKEKIYIEWPHACDDQCNNDCGCCKPSIMREIAGAEDFKLVIGDSVTDFEAAKQADFVIARDILLEKCDREGIPHQGFETFFDVIDILKQQEVVKA, via the coding sequence ATGAAACCGATCATCTTTTGTGATTTTGACGGAACGATCACCAACACAGATAATATCATTTCTATCATGAAAGAGTTTGCGCCTCCGGAATGGGAAGCGTTGAAAGACGGTGTCCTTCAGCAAAAAATCAGTATATCTTCAGGTGTTGGGGATATGTTTTCCCTGCTTGATAGTGGCTTGAAGGATGACATCATCCAATATGTAAGAAAGACGGCCGGCATTCGTCCTGGGTTTTATGAATTCGTTGAGTATACGAAACAAGCCAACATCCCTTTATATATTGTAAGCGGGGGCATGGATTTTTTTATCGCACCCCTTTTAAATGATATCTTGCCAACAGAGTCCGTTTATTGTAACCATGCATTTTTTGATAAGGAAAAGATTTATATTGAGTGGCCACATGCTTGTGATGATCAATGTAATAATGATTGCGGTTGCTGCAAGCCATCCATTATGAGGGAAATTGCGGGTGCGGAAGATTTTAAACTCGTTATTGGAGATTCAGTAACGGATTTTGAAGCGGCAAAACAGGCCGATTTTGTCATAGCCCGTGACATTTTGCTTGAAAAATGCGATAGGGAAGGAATTCCACATCAAGGATTTGAAACATTTTTTGATGTAATTGACATTTTAAAGCAGCAGGAGGTGGTTAAAGCGTGA
- a CDS encoding YflJ family protein: MAYEYSKGWFIQQLKAAGISYHPIEKRKLELYKTYILRRLYDDLQKRDKS, translated from the coding sequence ATGGCTTATGAATATTCCAAAGGATGGTTCATTCAGCAGCTAAAAGCCGCAGGGATTAGCTATCATCCAATTGAGAAAAGAAAGCTGGAGCTGTATAAAACTTATATTCTAAGGCGTTTATACGACGATCTGCAAAAAAGAGATAAATCATAA